The nucleotide sequence TTCCCGGATAAGAAATTCGCTTGTGTCGACTATGCCGTGAAGGATGATTCACCCCTTCCTGAAAACCTCGCCGCCATCAAGTTCCGTGAAGAAGAGGGTTCTTTTCTTGCCGGCGCCCTTGCGGCGATGGTGAGTAAAACCGATGCGGTCGGATTTATCGGCGGGATGGAAGGAGCATTGATACGAAAATTTGAAAAGGGCTTCGCCGCAGGGGCCCGGCACATCCGACCTGGTATACGGGTTCTGGTGAACTATGCCGGCGTGACGGGGGCCGCTTTTAAAAATCCGTCGATGGGCAAGGAGCTGGCCTTGGCGCAATACGATTCGGGCGCCGATATCATTTTTCACGCCTCCGGCGGAACCGGGTTGGGTGTTTTTGAAGCGGCCCGCTCCCGCGATCTCCTGGCGATCGGCGTCGACTCCGATCAATGGGGCGAAGCCCCCGGTCATGTCCTGACAAGCGTGCTGAAGCGGGTCGATGTGGCGGTGTTCAAGGTGATCCAGCGGACATTAAATGATGATTTTCCACAGGGGATTCAGATATTCGGCCTGGCCGACGGCGCGGTGAGCCTGGTGATCGACAAGAATAACCGCCAATGGATCACGCCCGAGGTCGAGCAAAGGCTTCGCGCTCTGGAGAATGAGATTGTGAAAGGGATCATCAAGGTTCCGTCATCCTGAGATCTCCGCAATGAATCCAACCGCTCAGAGCCCGGTGCTTGAGGCCCGGGAGATAACAAAAAGCTTCAGCGGTCTGAAGGCCAATGACGGCGTTTCGATCGCGTTCCGGCCTGGGAAAGTACATGCCGTCTTAGGTGAAAACGGCGCCGGCAAAACGACGCTCCTCCGGATCCTCTACGGCATGCTGAGCCCCGATACGGGCGACATTTTCTCCCACTCCCAAAAGGTCGCCATCACATCTCCGCGCGTCGCGCGGCGGCTGGGAATCGGCATGATTCCACAGCGCCTTCTCATTGTTCCCGCTCTCAGCGTTATGGAGAATCTCTATCTCGGCCATGACGGATTCCGGGATCTCCGGCCGGTCAAATGGGACCGGGCCCGGGAGAGGGTGCAATCGCTGATGACATCCTACGGCTTGGATGTTCCGCTGGATGGACGCGGTAAAGATCTCAGCGTCGGACAGGCGCAACGGCTGCAAATACTCAAAGCCCTTCTGCAGGGCGCATCGATCCTGCTTTGCGACGAGCCGACGGCGGTTCTGGCGCCGTCCGAGGTGGAGGGACTCTTTTCAACCATCCGACGTCTAAAAGAGAACCGGTCGGCGATCGTTTTTATTACACATAAATTGGCTGAAGCGATCGAAATCGCCGATGACGTCACGATTCTCCGCGGCGGCAAAGTCGTCGGCGGGGGACCGGTTGAACAATTCGACCGCCAACGTCTGGCCGAGCTGATCGTGGGGCACCGCCCTATCGATACGGGCCGGCGCGAGAGCCGGGCGCAGGGTCCGGTGGTCTTGTCGGTCGATGGGATTTCATCAGAGGGACCCGGCGGTTTGGACGATGTCAGTTTTGATCTCTGCGGCGGGCGCATTGTCGGCATCGCGGGCGTTGAGGGGAACGGCCAGAGAGATCTGCTCGAAATTCTGGGAGGCATCAGGAAATGGAGCCGGGGGCGGATCCGATTCCTTGAGCGCGAATGGAAGGCTCCGGGCCCGATGCCGCCGCGGGCGGTCGACGCGATACCGGATGAGCGGATCGGCCTGGGCCTTATCGCATCGCTCCCGATCCGGGAAAATGTTCTACTGGGTCATCTTGACCGGCGCACATTGGCGGGATCGATCCGCCTGCATCGCCGGGCGATTGATGAATCGACCCAGCAGGTGATGGAGGCCTTCAATGTACAACCTCCGCAGGCCGATCTGCCCGTGGAAGCCTTGAGCGGGGGAAATCAACAGCGGCTTCTCCTTGGCCGGGAGATACTTCGCAACGGTCCTCTACTGATCGCGGCGCAGCCGACCCAGGGTGTCGATGTGGGGAGCCGGGCGGCCTTGCAT is from Candidatus Eisenbacteria bacterium and encodes:
- a CDS encoding BMP family ABC transporter substrate-binding protein → MKRWAMGFLTAGLVLSVLGCGGDSKKAVESKIHVGLVFDVGGLGDKSFNDSAHQGLLRARDELGVSFVYLEPGEGSDREEALRMMATGDADIIFGIGFLFTDDITNVANEFPDKKFACVDYAVKDDSPLPENLAAIKFREEEGSFLAGALAAMVSKTDAVGFIGGMEGALIRKFEKGFAAGARHIRPGIRVLVNYAGVTGAAFKNPSMGKELALAQYDSGADIIFHASGGTGLGVFEAARSRDLLAIGVDSDQWGEAPGHVLTSVLKRVDVAVFKVIQRTLNDDFPQGIQIFGLADGAVSLVIDKNNRQWITPEVEQRLRALENEIVKGIIKVPSS
- a CDS encoding ATP-binding cassette domain-containing protein — protein: MLEAREITKSFSGLKANDGVSIAFRPGKVHAVLGENGAGKTTLLRILYGMLSPDTGDIFSHSQKVAITSPRVARRLGIGMIPQRLLIVPALSVMENLYLGHDGFRDLRPVKWDRARERVQSLMTSYGLDVPLDGRGKDLSVGQAQRLQILKALLQGASILLCDEPTAVLAPSEVEGLFSTIRRLKENRSAIVFITHKLAEAIEIADDVTILRGGKVVGGGPVEQFDRQRLAELIVGHRPIDTGRRESRAQGPVVLSVDGISSEGPGGLDDVSFDLCGGRIVGIAGVEGNGQRDLLEILGGIRKWSRGRIRFLEREWKAPGPMPPRAVDAIPDERIGLGLIASLPIRENVLLGHLDRRTLAGSIRLHRRAIDESTQQVMEAFNVQPPQADLPVEALSGGNQQRLLLGREILRNGPLLIAAQPTQGVDVGSRAALHARLLEERRDGRGILLISSDLEEILDLSDEIMVLYRGKILYKTVAEAVDQNKLAGSMVGWGA